The Aequorivita sublithincola DSM 14238 genome window below encodes:
- a CDS encoding calcium/sodium antiporter, whose protein sequence is MDYLLLFLGLVLLVVGGEFLVRSSVALSFKLHLSKMVIGLTVVSFATSAPELLVSLQAALNGFSDISLGNVIGSNIANIGLVLGITAIISPLAIDKDFYKLNWPVMMLLSVGLYFILKSGLQISRSEGVALLLVLAVYLYILIKRAKNQRGSEPVDDSIDEGLSKTSNFKIIVWLLIGGLALYGGSELLVSGAVSLAEGFGISERVIAVTMIAVGTSVPELAASVIAALKKEKAISLGNLIGSNIFNISSVLGITAIIQPIAVKSPEVLTNDIFWMIGFAAILVPLAFLPKKFELGRKRGIFLFIAYAIFIALTINS, encoded by the coding sequence ATGGATTATTTACTGCTTTTTTTAGGTTTGGTTTTGTTGGTGGTTGGGGGAGAGTTCTTGGTTCGTTCTTCCGTAGCGCTTTCATTTAAACTCCATCTTTCAAAAATGGTAATTGGGCTTACCGTTGTGTCATTTGCCACTTCGGCACCAGAGCTTTTGGTTAGTTTACAGGCTGCGCTTAACGGCTTTTCTGATATCTCCCTCGGCAACGTAATAGGCTCAAACATTGCAAATATAGGTTTGGTGCTAGGTATTACAGCAATAATTTCTCCCTTGGCTATTGATAAAGATTTTTATAAGCTTAATTGGCCCGTAATGATGTTGCTTTCCGTAGGGCTCTATTTTATTTTGAAGAGCGGCCTGCAAATTTCCCGTTCAGAAGGAGTGGCATTGTTACTTGTATTGGCTGTTTATTTATACATATTGATTAAGAGGGCCAAAAACCAAAGAGGTAGCGAGCCTGTTGACGACAGTATTGATGAAGGATTGTCGAAAACTTCTAATTTCAAAATAATTGTTTGGTTGTTAATCGGCGGTCTTGCCCTTTATGGAGGTAGCGAACTCTTAGTAAGCGGTGCCGTGTCCTTAGCGGAAGGCTTTGGCATTAGCGAACGCGTAATTGCCGTAACTATGATTGCTGTGGGTACTAGTGTTCCAGAGTTGGCTGCTTCGGTAATCGCCGCGCTCAAAAAGGAAAAGGCAATTTCACTTGGAAATCTAATAGGTTCAAACATATTTAATATTTCTTCAGTATTGGGTATTACTGCAATTATCCAACCCATTGCAGTAAAAAGCCCTGAAGTGTTGACAAATGATATTTTTTGGATGATTGGTTTTGCCGCTATCTTAGTTCCATTAGCATTTCTTCCCAAGAAATTTGAATTGGGCAGAAAGAGAGGAATATTTCTATTTATTGCCTATGCTATTTTTATTGCACTTACCATAAATAGCTAG
- a CDS encoding TlpA family protein disulfide reductase → MKTIFVFLFLSITFAQAQQKTFTEAALNDVFLSENNKEITLSEVLRQYKGKTVFIDIWASWCKDCIAGMPKVQKLREENSEVVFLFLSLDKEMESWKHGIEKYGVVGENYFIPSGWKGAFCSSIDLDWIPRYMVVNPEGEISLYKAIETNDENLLKELK, encoded by the coding sequence ATGAAAACAATATTCGTCTTCCTCTTCTTATCCATCACCTTCGCCCAAGCACAGCAAAAAACCTTTACTGAAGCCGCTTTAAACGATGTTTTTCTATCAGAAAACAACAAAGAAATAACCCTTTCCGAAGTACTTCGGCAATACAAAGGCAAAACGGTTTTCATAGACATTTGGGCGAGCTGGTGTAAAGATTGTATCGCCGGAATGCCAAAGGTGCAAAAGCTTCGCGAAGAAAATTCTGAAGTTGTATTTTTGTTTTTGTCGTTAGATAAGGAAATGGAAAGTTGGAAGCACGGAATTGAAAAATACGGCGTTGTTGGCGAAAATTATTTTATACCTTCGGGTTGGAAAGGTGCGTTCTGTTCTTCGATAGATTTAGATTGGATTCCCAGATATATGGTGGTAAATCCTGAAGGAGAAATAAGCCTTTACAAAGCCATTGAAACAAATGATGAAAATCTTTTAAAAGAATTGAAATGA
- a CDS encoding ATP-dependent Clp protease adaptor ClpS produces MSTKEKIQEDVSVVEKESNQNEIVLYNDDVNTFDHVINSLIFACEHTPEQAEQCSIIVHYKGKCTVKTGDFDELKPRCSMLLEAGLSAEIV; encoded by the coding sequence TTGAGTACCAAGGAAAAAATTCAAGAAGATGTATCGGTCGTAGAAAAGGAAAGCAACCAAAATGAAATCGTGCTTTACAATGACGATGTAAACACGTTTGACCACGTAATAAATAGCCTAATCTTCGCTTGCGAACATACGCCAGAACAGGCTGAGCAGTGTTCCATCATTGTTCATTATAAAGGAAAATGCACTGTAAAAACAGGTGATTTTGACGAATTAAAACCCCGATGCTCTATGCTGTTAGAAGCTGGATTGAGTGCAGAAATAGTCTAA
- the tpiA gene encoding triose-phosphate isomerase, translated as MRKKIVAGNWKMNNDLAETELFLVELKKQVFPENVIVMIAPPFTSLNQAFKSLHEHPVTVVAQNMHQSKEGAFTGEISAKMLKSVGVETVIVGHSERRAFFNEDSAVLAEKVNTALENEMTVIFCIGEEIYDRKNGNHFELIKKQLMEGLFHVSDKSWENLVIAYEPVWAIGTGETATPEQAQEMHKFIRKTIAENYSKNIAINVSILYGGSVKPDNATEIFGQADVDGGLIGGAALKVESFMNIVNSF; from the coding sequence ATGAGAAAAAAAATAGTAGCAGGAAACTGGAAAATGAACAATGATTTGGCCGAAACCGAGCTATTTCTGGTCGAACTGAAAAAGCAGGTTTTCCCAGAAAATGTAATCGTAATGATTGCGCCGCCATTTACCAGTTTAAATCAGGCATTCAAATCGTTACATGAGCATCCAGTAACGGTTGTAGCTCAAAATATGCACCAAAGCAAGGAAGGTGCTTTTACAGGAGAGATTTCTGCTAAAATGCTAAAAAGTGTTGGAGTCGAAACCGTTATTGTAGGCCATAGTGAACGCCGCGCTTTTTTTAATGAAGATAGCGCTGTTCTTGCAGAAAAAGTGAATACCGCACTCGAAAATGAGATGACCGTTATTTTCTGCATAGGTGAAGAGATTTATGATAGAAAAAACGGAAACCATTTTGAACTAATAAAAAAGCAACTAATGGAAGGACTTTTCCACGTATCAGATAAATCTTGGGAAAACTTAGTTATTGCTTATGAGCCAGTTTGGGCAATTGGAACCGGCGAAACAGCAACCCCCGAGCAAGCGCAGGAAATGCACAAATTCATCCGGAAAACTATTGCGGAAAACTATTCAAAGAATATTGCCATTAACGTTTCAATCCTTTACGGCGGAAGTGTAAAGCCAGATAATGCGACTGAAATTTTCGGACAAGCTGACGTTGACGGAGGCCTTATTGGAGGAGCTGCGCTAAAGGTGGAAAGTTTTATGAATATTGTAAATTCTTTTTAA
- a CDS encoding glutamine synthetase III, with product MPTLRFHAIKETYNRVPIPVTEPERRSEIFGKNVFNEAAMRQYLTKDSFKSVMDAVENGSKIERHIADHISTGMKEWAIAKGATHYTHWFQPLTGATAEKHDAFFETMENGHAIEKFGGEQLVQQESDASSFPNGGIRNTFEARGYTAWDPTSPAFIYGTTLCIPTVFVAYTGEALDYKTPLLRALQSVDSAATAVAKYFDKNVTKVIATLGWEQEYFLVDSALAASRPDISLAGRTLLGHSSAKGQQLDDHYFGSIPARVLNFMRHLETECMLLGIPVKTRHNEVAPNQFELAPIFEETNLAVDHNSLLMDLMHKIAQKHNFKVLFHEKPFANVNGSGKHNNWSLATNTGVNLLGPGSTPMKNLQFLTFFINTLKAVNDHEELLRASIASASNDHRLGANEAPPAIISAFIGSQLTSVLDELEKVTSGKLSPQEKTDLKLNVVGKIPEILLDNTDRNRTSPFAFTGNKFEFRAVGSTANCANPMTVLNAIVARQLIDFKTEVDALIKEKKMKKDDAIFNVLKEYIKDSKRIRFEGDGYGEAWEKEAKKRGLSNHKTTPEALKAKVSKKTIALFEGLGIMSKVELEARHEIEVEDYALRIQIEGRILGDIARNHVIPTAIRYQNILIENVQGLKNIYGADFKKFSTEQMHLIEEISEHIAKINKGITDMIDARKKANKIEDGEKRAFSYCDEVKPFFQVIRYHCDKLELLVDDELWPLTKYRELLFTK from the coding sequence ATGCCAACGCTAAGATTTCATGCAATTAAGGAAACCTATAATAGAGTTCCTATTCCTGTTACTGAACCAGAAAGACGTTCCGAGATCTTCGGAAAAAACGTTTTTAATGAAGCTGCTATGCGGCAGTATCTTACCAAAGATTCTTTTAAGAGTGTAATGGATGCTGTGGAAAATGGCTCTAAAATTGAACGTCATATTGCAGACCATATCTCTACAGGAATGAAGGAATGGGCAATTGCAAAAGGTGCGACGCATTATACGCACTGGTTTCAGCCATTAACGGGAGCAACTGCAGAAAAGCACGATGCCTTTTTTGAAACAATGGAAAATGGGCACGCAATCGAAAAATTTGGCGGTGAACAATTAGTGCAACAAGAATCTGACGCGTCTAGTTTTCCAAATGGTGGAATTCGAAACACCTTTGAGGCACGTGGCTACACTGCTTGGGATCCAACTTCCCCAGCATTTATTTATGGAACCACCCTCTGTATTCCAACCGTCTTTGTTGCTTATACTGGAGAAGCGCTAGATTATAAAACTCCTTTATTGCGAGCACTTCAAAGCGTTGACAGTGCAGCAACTGCTGTGGCAAAATATTTTGATAAAAACGTTACAAAAGTGATTGCAACCTTGGGCTGGGAGCAAGAATACTTTTTGGTTGACAGCGCTTTGGCAGCATCACGGCCAGATATTTCCTTGGCGGGAAGAACACTATTGGGGCATTCTTCAGCAAAAGGACAACAATTGGATGACCATTACTTTGGTTCCATACCAGCGCGAGTGCTAAATTTTATGCGCCATCTTGAAACAGAATGCATGCTTTTAGGAATTCCTGTGAAAACACGCCACAACGAAGTAGCGCCGAACCAATTTGAATTGGCTCCTATTTTTGAAGAAACAAATTTGGCCGTGGATCACAACTCCTTATTAATGGACTTAATGCACAAAATTGCACAAAAGCATAACTTTAAAGTGCTATTCCACGAGAAGCCTTTTGCAAACGTAAACGGAAGCGGAAAGCATAACAATTGGTCTTTGGCTACAAATACTGGTGTAAATCTATTAGGTCCTGGAAGCACCCCAATGAAGAACCTTCAGTTTTTGACTTTTTTCATAAATACCTTAAAGGCAGTCAACGATCATGAAGAATTGCTTCGCGCTTCTATTGCCAGTGCAAGTAACGATCACCGTTTGGGCGCCAACGAAGCTCCACCAGCAATTATCTCAGCATTTATTGGTTCCCAGCTTACAAGTGTATTGGATGAACTTGAAAAAGTTACCAGCGGCAAACTATCTCCACAAGAAAAAACTGATCTAAAACTTAATGTTGTAGGTAAAATTCCGGAAATTTTATTGGACAATACAGACCGCAATCGTACTTCGCCTTTTGCCTTTACAGGAAATAAGTTTGAGTTTCGCGCTGTGGGTTCTACCGCCAACTGTGCAAACCCGATGACTGTGCTAAACGCCATTGTGGCAAGACAGCTTATTGATTTTAAAACTGAAGTGGACGCTCTTATTAAAGAGAAGAAGATGAAGAAGGATGATGCCATCTTCAATGTTTTAAAGGAATATATAAAGGATTCCAAAAGAATTCGTTTTGAAGGTGATGGCTATGGTGAAGCTTGGGAAAAGGAAGCTAAAAAGCGTGGCTTAAGCAATCATAAAACAACTCCAGAGGCTTTAAAGGCTAAAGTTTCAAAGAAAACCATCGCCCTTTTTGAAGGCCTTGGCATTATGAGCAAGGTTGAGCTGGAGGCGCGTCACGAAATAGAAGTGGAGGACTACGCACTGCGAATTCAGATTGAGGGACGTATATTGGGCGATATTGCTCGCAATCATGTAATTCCTACGGCGATACGTTACCAAAATATTTTAATTGAAAACGTTCAAGGCTTAAAAAACATCTATGGAGCTGATTTTAAAAAATTCTCTACCGAACAGATGCATTTAATAGAGGAGATTAGCGAGCACATAGCAAAAATCAATAAAGGAATTACAGATATGATTGACGCCCGCAAAAAAGCAAATAAGATTGAAGATGGAGAAAAACGTGCGTTTTCATATTGCGATGAAGTGAAACCATTTTTCCAAGTAATTCGTTATCACTGTGATAAGTTAGAATTGCTTGTGGACGATGAACTTTGGCCACTAACTAAGTATCGTGAGCTGCTTTTCACGAAATAA
- a CDS encoding DUF1599 domain-containing protein — translation MADTSNQYNDQIEKCRELFINKMHDYGSAWRILRLPSLTDQIFIKAQRIRGLQKNAEQKIAEDETSEFIGIVNYSVMALIQIEKGVVEQPDLSLEVATQLYDEHVAKTKQLMMDKNHDYGEAWRDMRVSSLTDLILQKLLRVKQIENNSGKTLVSEGIDANYQDIINYAVFALIHLEERKEDKKSIE, via the coding sequence ATGGCAGACACTTCAAATCAATATAATGACCAGATTGAAAAATGCAGAGAGCTGTTTATCAATAAAATGCATGATTATGGAAGTGCGTGGCGAATACTTCGACTTCCGTCATTGACCGACCAAATTTTCATAAAAGCACAACGCATTCGCGGTTTGCAGAAAAATGCTGAACAAAAAATTGCCGAAGATGAAACGAGCGAATTTATCGGCATTGTAAATTATTCTGTGATGGCTTTAATTCAAATTGAAAAAGGAGTCGTAGAGCAACCAGACCTTTCTTTGGAGGTTGCGACCCAACTTTACGATGAGCACGTTGCCAAAACCAAGCAATTAATGATGGATAAAAACCACGATTATGGTGAGGCGTGGCGAGATATGCGGGTTAGCTCTTTAACAGATTTGATTCTTCAAAAGCTACTGCGCGTAAAGCAAATTGAAAACAACAGTGGTAAAACACTGGTTTCAGAAGGAATTGATGCGAATTATCAGGATATAATTAATTATGCGGTTTTTGCACTTATTCATTTGGAAGAAAGAAAGGAAGATAAAAAGAGTATAGAATAA
- a CDS encoding adenine phosphoribosyltransferase, with protein MNLSEYIRNVENFPKEGVHFKDITPLLANKDAVSFCLQQLVAMVGDSKIDKVVGIESRGFFFGTLLAQKLNAGFVPIRKPGKLPYSTLKEPYQLEYGMDALEIHEDAIKKRERVLLHDDVLATGGTARAACNLIEKLGGEIVQCNFLIELEFLNGIKKLQNHPVKSLLKY; from the coding sequence ATGAATTTATCTGAATATATTCGAAATGTTGAAAATTTTCCAAAAGAAGGGGTTCATTTTAAAGACATTACACCCTTGTTGGCAAACAAGGATGCCGTCAGTTTTTGCTTGCAGCAATTGGTTGCAATGGTTGGAGATTCAAAAATTGATAAAGTTGTAGGTATTGAATCTAGAGGGTTTTTCTTCGGAACACTACTTGCACAAAAATTGAACGCAGGTTTTGTGCCAATCCGCAAGCCAGGAAAACTTCCATACAGCACCTTAAAGGAACCGTATCAATTAGAATATGGTATGGACGCGCTCGAAATTCATGAAGATGCCATTAAAAAAAGAGAGCGGGTACTGCTGCACGACGACGTTCTGGCTACAGGCGGTACGGCAAGGGCAGCTTGCAATTTAATAGAAAAATTGGGAGGCGAGATTGTCCAATGTAATTTTTTAATTGAACTTGAGTTTTTGAACGGAATTAAGAAATTGCAAAATCACCCAGTAAAATCATTGCTGAAATATTAG
- the prmA gene encoding 50S ribosomal protein L11 methyltransferase, protein MSHIYIEYDFKVTPLQPGTEILIAELGYAGFESFVETEVGVTAYIQKDEWNETILEDVNILDSEEFKIKYTSSEIEQVNWNEEWEKNFDPIEVDGKCTVRAPFHPKRNFEYEIVIEPKMSFGTGHHETTFMMLQFILENDFEGKTVLDIGCGTAVLAILAEMRGASKLDAIDIDDWCVENSLENIQRNNCEDISVFLGDASLLSGRKYNVIIANINRNILLNDMETYRNSLNDGGELYLSGFYIEDLPTITETCNNLGFTFVENKEKNRWVAAKFVI, encoded by the coding sequence ATGTCGCATATTTATATAGAATACGATTTTAAAGTGACCCCACTCCAACCAGGAACTGAAATTCTGATTGCTGAATTGGGTTACGCAGGTTTTGAAAGTTTTGTAGAAACGGAAGTAGGCGTCACCGCTTATATTCAAAAGGACGAATGGAACGAAACTATTTTGGAAGATGTCAATATTCTTGATTCTGAAGAGTTTAAGATTAAATATACTTCTTCTGAAATAGAACAAGTGAATTGGAATGAGGAATGGGAGAAGAATTTTGACCCAATTGAAGTTGATGGAAAATGTACCGTTCGTGCGCCATTTCACCCAAAGAGGAATTTCGAATATGAAATCGTAATAGAACCCAAAATGTCCTTCGGAACAGGTCATCATGAAACCACTTTTATGATGCTCCAATTTATTTTGGAAAATGATTTTGAAGGAAAAACTGTATTAGATATTGGCTGTGGAACTGCCGTCTTAGCTATTTTAGCTGAAATGCGCGGCGCTTCAAAATTGGACGCTATTGATATTGACGATTGGTGTGTTGAAAATTCATTGGAAAACATTCAGAGAAATAATTGTGAGGATATTTCCGTTTTTCTGGGTGATGCATCCTTGCTTTCAGGCCGAAAATATAATGTGATTATTGCGAACATCAACAGAAACATTCTTTTGAATGATATGGAAACCTATAGAAATAGTTTAAATGATGGCGGAGAGCTTTATTTGAGCGGTTTTTACATTGAAGATCTGCCAACAATCACAGAAACTTGCAATAATTTAGGTTTCACTTTCGTTGAAAACAAAGAGAAAAATAGATGGGTTGCAGCAAAATTTGTAATTTAG
- a CDS encoding curlin associated repeat-containing protein encodes MKKVILGAVALMIGGFAFAQNTSNSTQTGDDQRVYVRQAGQRLISTIDQANGGGDGSHRAMVYQRGDDNSSTIDQLGTNNQAYVDQAQFTPPTNASSFIYQGTNNTASEDNKARVEQHGGSNSVATLTQDGDENEARTHQDGTDGTVNITQDGSENKSLVLQSLLNYNAVNNVANINQTGEENCSTAEQDGNNNTLSATQSGSENIAEQSQLGDGNTANLNQSGTNGEALQIQIGNGNINNLVYQTGDSNYSEDNQNGDRNEIFKAQTGADNYGRIDQTGDDNYVSFGQYGTNGKGYSRQIGDNNTMYLGQFSGNGNLAASYQDDDNYGVISQDGNANQALLVQKSQGGLGHTAGIYQNGNGNMADVLQLGPGGDWAADAEHCFFPDPVQLECPPSLPDVVIGAPCQGC; translated from the coding sequence ATGAAAAAAGTAATTTTAGGCGCTGTAGCGCTAATGATTGGTGGTTTTGCATTTGCACAAAACACCTCGAATTCTACGCAAACTGGCGACGACCAGAGAGTGTATGTTAGACAAGCAGGTCAGAGGTTGATCTCTACTATTGATCAAGCTAATGGTGGTGGCGATGGCTCACACCGTGCTATGGTATATCAACGAGGAGACGATAATTCTTCTACTATTGATCAGCTAGGTACTAACAACCAGGCTTATGTAGATCAAGCTCAATTCACGCCTCCAACTAATGCATCATCTTTTATCTACCAAGGTACAAACAATACCGCTAGTGAAGACAATAAAGCAAGAGTAGAACAACACGGAGGTTCAAATAGTGTTGCTACATTAACGCAAGATGGAGATGAAAACGAAGCTCGTACACATCAAGATGGTACAGATGGTACAGTAAACATTACTCAAGATGGTAGTGAAAACAAATCGTTAGTGCTGCAAAGTCTTCTTAATTATAACGCTGTTAATAATGTTGCTAATATCAACCAAACAGGTGAAGAAAACTGCAGTACGGCAGAACAAGATGGTAATAACAACACCTTGTCCGCTACACAATCAGGTTCTGAAAATATAGCAGAACAATCCCAACTTGGAGATGGTAACACTGCTAATTTAAATCAATCTGGAACCAATGGTGAAGCTTTACAAATACAAATTGGAAACGGTAACATAAATAATCTTGTTTACCAAACTGGAGATAGTAACTATTCAGAAGATAACCAAAATGGAGATCGCAATGAGATCTTTAAAGCTCAGACCGGTGCTGATAACTACGGACGTATTGATCAAACAGGAGATGATAACTATGTTTCTTTTGGACAGTATGGAACTAATGGTAAGGGTTATTCAAGACAAATTGGTGACAACAATACTATGTACTTGGGACAATTTTCTGGAAATGGAAACTTAGCTGCTAGCTACCAAGATGATGACAATTATGGTGTTATCTCACAAGATGGTAATGCTAACCAAGCGTTGTTAGTTCAAAAATCTCAAGGAGGTTTAGGTCATACTGCTGGTATTTACCAAAATGGTAATGGTAACATGGCAGATGTATTACAATTAGGTCCAGGTGGTGATTGGGCTGCTGATGCTGAACACTGTTTCTTCCCAGATCCAGTTCAATTAGAGTGTCCTCCTTCATTACCAGATGTTGTAATAGGAGCTCCATGTCAGGGTTGCTAA
- a CDS encoding BT_3928 family protein — protein sequence MMKLLVGISRIIVGVLFIISGLIKLNDPVGFSFKLKDYFAPEVLDLWFLVPYALLIAIFLVIFEVLVGVALLLGYLKKATLWALLLMIIFFTFLTFYSAFFNKVTDCGCFGDAIKLTPWESFSKDIVLLVLILILFFGSKYIQPFFTKGTRSIIIFASFVACLGITYFVLIHLPIIDFRPYKIGANIKDGMTVPEGAPSPIYEYKWKFNINGEEKVITTNGDYPKVDGELISTETEMIQAGYEPPIHDFTMERDGEDYTAQFLDEENLVVIIAYSLGNTEKDGYIPIKEITDKALKNGYNVIGLSASSQEMTEALTEEYKLNFKFYFCDETTLKTIVRSNPGILELDNGTIKQKLHWNDASKLELPAVENAKPKLDLSIKQRLDSIGALDQKYRMLMQTQSLEERKKLGESMGLSEAEYSGDLSQMQRVLDSVNMVFVERYFLQNGYPGKSVVGEESSLVAWNVLQHNPDKIPLYLPLVKKAAEAGEIPKTSAAMMEDRYLMMEGKPQIYGTQGMSYDDARGSFIWPIDNPETVNQRRKDAGFEETVEDYAKILFGKDFVYETRIMDQIN from the coding sequence ATGATGAAATTACTAGTTGGAATATCTCGAATAATTGTTGGCGTACTTTTCATAATCAGCGGATTGATTAAGTTGAACGACCCAGTGGGGTTTTCGTTTAAGCTGAAAGATTACTTCGCGCCAGAAGTTTTGGACCTCTGGTTTTTGGTTCCTTATGCTTTATTAATCGCTATATTCTTAGTGATTTTTGAAGTCTTAGTTGGTGTAGCGTTGTTGTTAGGTTATCTAAAAAAAGCGACACTTTGGGCTTTGTTGTTGATGATTATCTTTTTCACATTCTTGACTTTTTATTCAGCATTTTTCAACAAAGTGACTGATTGTGGATGCTTTGGAGATGCTATAAAACTAACCCCTTGGGAATCTTTTAGCAAGGATATTGTGTTGCTGGTTTTAATATTGATTCTTTTCTTTGGAAGTAAATATATCCAGCCTTTTTTCACAAAAGGAACGCGCAGCATTATCATTTTCGCATCTTTTGTGGCTTGCCTTGGGATAACCTATTTTGTATTGATCCATCTTCCAATAATCGATTTCCGTCCGTATAAAATTGGTGCAAACATCAAAGATGGAATGACCGTTCCCGAAGGCGCTCCAAGCCCGATTTATGAATATAAGTGGAAATTCAATATAAATGGCGAAGAAAAAGTAATAACCACAAACGGCGATTATCCGAAGGTTGACGGTGAATTAATAAGCACTGAAACCGAAATGATTCAAGCTGGCTACGAACCACCAATTCACGATTTTACGATGGAAAGGGATGGCGAAGATTACACAGCACAATTTTTAGATGAAGAAAATTTAGTTGTTATAATTGCTTATAGTCTAGGTAATACTGAGAAGGACGGTTACATTCCTATTAAGGAAATTACCGATAAAGCTTTGAAAAATGGTTATAATGTGATTGGTCTTTCGGCTTCTTCTCAAGAAATGACCGAAGCTTTGACGGAGGAATACAAGTTGAATTTCAAGTTTTATTTCTGTGACGAAACTACTTTGAAAACCATCGTTCGTAGCAATCCAGGAATTTTGGAGCTTGATAATGGAACCATCAAACAAAAACTTCACTGGAATGATGCCAGTAAATTAGAGCTTCCAGCGGTTGAAAATGCAAAGCCGAAACTGGATCTTTCAATAAAGCAACGTTTAGATAGTATTGGAGCTTTAGATCAAAAATACCGAATGTTGATGCAGACTCAATCTTTAGAGGAAAGAAAAAAACTGGGTGAAAGTATGGGTCTTTCGGAAGCTGAGTACAGCGGAGATCTTTCGCAAATGCAACGTGTTTTGGACAGTGTAAATATGGTTTTTGTTGAGAGGTATTTTCTTCAGAATGGATATCCTGGCAAGTCCGTTGTTGGCGAAGAATCCAGTCTCGTTGCTTGGAATGTTTTGCAGCACAATCCAGATAAAATACCACTTTATTTACCCTTGGTGAAGAAAGCTGCTGAAGCTGGTGAAATTCCAAAAACTTCAGCCGCAATGATGGAAGATCGCTATTTGATGATGGAAGGAAAACCGCAAATTTACGGCACTCAGGGAATGAGTTATGACGATGCTAGAGGTTCTTTCATTTGGCCAATAGACAATCCCGAAACCGTCAATCAAAGAAGAAAAGACGCAGGTTTTGAAGAAACAGTTGAAGATTATGCAAAAATTCTTTTCGGAAAAGATTTTGTTTATGAAACGCGCATAATGGACCAAATAAACTAA
- a CDS encoding ABC transporter permease, producing the protein MAIYILQKLGYALLTLFGVVTVIFLLFTILPGDPARMMLGQNETAEQLAVVKKKYGFDQPVYVQYLRYLNDLSPVSFHSKNPDDYTFLAEAVPAGRQGKYNATDLFSVGNTTLVLKTPYLRESFQKNGKEVSEVIAETLPNTVILAVSAIVIAIFIGVFLGIISVLFKDGFVDKMIQLVSTLGMSVPSFFSAIIFAWIFGFMLHKYTNLNMTGSLYEVDDFGNGKYIQWKNLILPAIVLGIRPLAVVSQLMRNSLLEVLNQDYIRTAKAKGLSFYQIIKRHALKNSLNPVVTAISGWFASMLAGAVFVEFIFGWNGLGKEIVNALNTLDLPIIMGAVIVIATLFIIINIFVDIIYGWLDPKISRQ; encoded by the coding sequence GTGGCAATTTACATCCTTCAAAAATTGGGTTATGCGTTGTTAACGCTGTTTGGGGTTGTAACTGTGATTTTTCTTTTGTTTACGATACTTCCAGGCGATCCAGCACGAATGATGCTCGGTCAAAATGAAACTGCAGAGCAGCTTGCCGTAGTAAAAAAGAAATATGGTTTTGATCAGCCAGTTTACGTGCAATATTTAAGATATTTGAATGATTTGTCTCCAGTTTCCTTCCACAGTAAAAACCCAGACGATTACACGTTTCTTGCTGAAGCCGTGCCTGCCGGCAGGCAGGGAAAATACAATGCAACAGATTTGTTTTCAGTAGGAAACACTACTCTAGTTTTAAAAACGCCTTATTTGCGTGAATCATTTCAAAAGAATGGAAAAGAAGTGAGTGAAGTAATTGCAGAAACTCTTCCAAACACGGTTATACTGGCAGTTTCGGCGATTGTAATTGCAATTTTTATCGGTGTTTTCTTGGGAATTATTTCAGTACTATTCAAAGATGGTTTTGTTGATAAAATGATACAATTGGTAAGCACTTTGGGAATGAGTGTTCCTTCGTTTTTTAGCGCCATTATTTTTGCCTGGATTTTCGGTTTTATGCTTCACAAATACACCAATTTGAATATGACGGGAAGCTTATATGAAGTAGATGATTTTGGCAACGGAAAATATATTCAGTGGAAAAATTTGATACTTCCAGCCATAGTTTTAGGAATTCGACCATTGGCTGTCGTTAGCCAGTTAATGCGAAATTCGTTGCTTGAGGTTTTAAACCAAGATTACATTCGTACCGCAAAAGCAAAAGGGTTGTCTTTTTATCAAATTATAAAAAGACACGCTCTGAAAAATTCACTAAACCCTGTTGTTACAGCAATTTCAGGATGGTTTGCTAGCATGCTCGCTGGAGCAGTTTTCGTAGAATTTATTTTTGGCTGGAATGGTTTGGGCAAAGAAATTGTAAACGCCTTAAATACATTGGATTTACCAATAATTATGGGAGCGGTAATAGTAATCGCCACATTGTTTATAATAATCAATATTTTTGTAGATATTATTTACGGTTGGCTAGACCCGAAAATTAGTAGGCAGTAG